A stretch of the Pseudomonas helvetica genome encodes the following:
- a CDS encoding methyl-accepting chemotaxis protein — MPAFRTIQARYTLFLVLFILLLFALTVAGISQLVAPKLRHTEEQVALNRIAEVAEQIQGELNKVQAQQRSITQTIPLLDSATIDTVLPGLVDQYGELKVFGGGIWPLPGQREAGRNKFSTFWHRDASGKLAVNTFWNSDAAPNYYDQPWYKGGMQTPRGQCAWAAAYKDDASAEPRTNCAMAIARNGVPYGVATIDVTLGFFNDLVARKEKDLGAEMLIVEADGKIISNSSRISAPIVLKNISELASNSPFAAQIKTALERRDASLQRVEFDNQGVANTFFMRPIEGTPWFLATALPTLLITAQRDDVLSTLSLLQIPMVLLLVLLQIYAIRQLIQRMKALKANIDALSTGDADLTRRITIRAEDELGAIGHSVNTFIAYLQNMIGEVTQATGAMASSLENLQQTSAHTNQILQRHASETDQTVTAITEMSSTADSVAENAAQTAAFTQRANEHADRSRVVVGEASSSVSALIGEVASATHKVESMQQDAQRITEILGVIGAIAGQTNLLALNAAIEAARAGEQGRGFAVVADEVRALAARTQASTSEINEMLSRLTQGVSSSVAAMENTQASCQSAADATARVNAGLDEMAGSVSHINSLSTQIATAAEQQSAVTEEINRSMVQIRHMVEELVQSGHATDINTRQLLDANSRVSSIMGRFKVK, encoded by the coding sequence ATGCCCGCATTCCGTACCATTCAAGCCCGTTACACGCTGTTTCTGGTGCTGTTCATCCTGTTGTTGTTCGCCTTGACGGTGGCGGGCATCAGCCAGTTGGTCGCGCCGAAACTTCGGCACACGGAAGAACAGGTCGCACTGAACCGCATCGCCGAAGTGGCCGAACAGATCCAGGGCGAACTGAACAAGGTTCAAGCGCAACAACGCAGCATCACCCAAACCATTCCCCTGCTCGACAGCGCAACCATCGACACCGTGTTGCCTGGCCTGGTAGACCAGTACGGTGAGCTGAAGGTGTTTGGTGGCGGGATCTGGCCGTTGCCTGGCCAGCGCGAAGCCGGACGCAACAAATTCAGTACCTTCTGGCACCGGGATGCGTCGGGCAAACTGGCCGTCAACACCTTCTGGAACAGCGACGCGGCACCCAACTATTACGATCAGCCCTGGTACAAGGGCGGCATGCAGACACCTCGCGGTCAATGCGCCTGGGCCGCGGCCTATAAGGACGACGCCAGCGCCGAACCGCGCACCAACTGCGCCATGGCGATAGCGCGCAATGGCGTGCCGTACGGAGTCGCGACCATTGACGTCACTCTGGGCTTCTTCAATGACCTGGTCGCGCGTAAGGAAAAAGACTTGGGTGCCGAAATGTTGATCGTCGAGGCCGACGGCAAGATCATCAGCAACAGCTCGCGCATCAGTGCTCCGATTGTCCTGAAAAACATCAGTGAACTGGCAAGCAACTCGCCTTTTGCCGCGCAGATCAAAACCGCGCTTGAGCGCCGTGATGCTTCGCTGCAACGCGTCGAGTTCGACAATCAAGGCGTGGCGAACACTTTCTTCATGCGTCCGATCGAAGGCACACCGTGGTTCCTTGCCACCGCCCTGCCGACCCTCCTGATCACCGCTCAACGCGACGATGTCTTGAGCACCTTGAGCCTGTTGCAGATCCCGATGGTTTTGCTGCTGGTGCTGCTGCAAATCTATGCAATCCGCCAACTGATCCAGCGCATGAAAGCCTTGAAAGCCAACATCGACGCGCTGTCCACCGGCGACGCCGACCTGACCCGGCGCATCACCATTCGCGCCGAGGATGAACTGGGCGCGATCGGCCATTCGGTCAACACCTTTATCGCCTACCTGCAAAACATGATCGGCGAAGTCACCCAGGCCACGGGCGCCATGGCCTCAAGCCTGGAAAACCTGCAACAGACCTCGGCGCATACCAACCAGATACTGCAGCGTCATGCCTCGGAGACCGACCAGACCGTCACCGCCATCACCGAGATGAGTTCGACCGCCGACAGCGTCGCCGAGAACGCCGCACAAACCGCCGCGTTTACCCAGCGCGCCAACGAACACGCCGACCGCTCGCGGGTGGTGGTGGGCGAAGCCTCAAGCAGCGTGAGCGCATTGATCGGCGAAGTGGCCAGTGCCACCCACAAAGTCGAAAGCATGCAGCAGGACGCCCAGCGCATCACCGAAATCCTCGGGGTGATCGGCGCCATTGCCGGGCAAACCAACCTGCTGGCACTCAACGCCGCGATTGAGGCCGCGCGAGCCGGTGAACAAGGTCGAGGCTTTGCCGTGGTCGCCGATGAAGTCCGCGCCCTCGCCGCCCGCACCCAGGCCAGCACCTCGGAGATCAACGAGATGCTCAGCCGTTTGACCCAGGGTGTCAGCTCTTCGGTGGCGGCGATGGAAAACACCCAGGCCAGCTGTCAGTCCGCTGCCGATGCGACAGCGCGCGTCAACGCCGGGCTGGACGAAATGGCCGGCTCGGTCAGCCACATCAACAGCCTCAGCACCCAGATCGCCACGGCCGCCGAACAACAGAGCGCGGTGACCGAGGAGATCAACCGCAGCATGGTGCAAATCCGCCATATGGTCGAAGAGCTGGTGCAAAGCGGTCACGCCACCGACATCAACACGCGCCAGCTGCTGGACGCCAATAGCCGGGTCAGTTCGATCATGGGGCGCTTCAAGGTCAAGTGA